One genomic window of Numida meleagris isolate 19003 breed g44 Domestic line chromosome 1, NumMel1.0, whole genome shotgun sequence includes the following:
- the LOC110403445 gene encoding cystathionine beta-synthase-like isoform X2 — MVRVNKIGKSYGLKCELLAKCEYFNAGGSVKDRISLRMVEDAERAGIIKPGDTLIEPTSGNTGIGLALVAAVKGYRCIIVLPEKMSMEKVDILKALGVEIVRTPCTRFDAPESNIRVAWKLKNEIPNSHILDQYRNPSNPLAHYDTTAEEILEQCEGKVHMVVIGSGTGGTVTGVARKLKEKCPECKIIGVDPEGSIVALPSELNRTNTTTIEVEGIGHDFIPTVLDRSVVDQWYKCNDRDSFLMSRRLIREEGLLCGGSSGSAMSVAVQAAKDLKDGQRCVVILPDSVRNYMSKFLNDKWMIKNGFLTDVQEHKPWWWNIKVQKLNLSAPLILLPEVSCQKAIEILREKGYDQAPVVAESGLILGMVTLSNTLTSVLAGSAQFSDPVTKVIYDQFSKIGLEDSLGKLSCILENDHFAIVVHEQMQFSGNGSSFMKQMVFGVVTAMDLLTFVSRNDKK; from the exons ATGGTCCGAGTCAACAAGATTGGGAAGTCCTATGGGCTCAAGTGTGAGCTCT TGGCAAAATGCGAGTACTTCAACGCAGGGGGCAGTGTGAAGGACCGCATCAGCCTGAGGATGGTGGAAGACGCAGAGAGAGCGGGGATTATAAAGCCGGGAGACACACTGATTGAGCCCACTTCGGGGAACACAG GAATCGGGCTGGCTCTGGTGGCTGCAGTGAAAGGTTACCGCTGCATCATTGTCTTGCCGGAGAAAATGAGCATGGAGAAG GTTGATATTCTGAAGGCACTGGGTGTTGAAATTGTGAGGACCCCATGCACCCGCTTCGATGCCCCAGAGTCTAACATTCGTGTCGCCTGGaagttgaaaaatgaaatcccaAACTCTCACATCCTGGACCAG TACCGAAATCCAAGCAACCCTCTGGCTCATTACGACACCACCGCTGAGGAGATCCTGGAGCAGTGTGAAG GCAAGGTCCACATGGTGGTGATTGGGTCTGGCACAGGAGGCACCGTCACTGGTGTTGCGAGAAAGTTGAAGGAGAAGTGCCCGGAGTGCAAA ATAATTGGCGTAGACCCCGAAGGCTCCATCGTTGCTCTGCCCAGTGAGTTGAACAGGACAAACACCACAACCATAGAGGTGGAGGGCATTGGGCATGACTTTATCCCCACTGTCCTGGACAGATCA gTGGTTGATCAATGGTATAAATGCAACGACAGAGACTCATTCCTCATGTCTCGCAGGCTGATTAGAGAGGAAGGATTGTTGTGTG GTGGCAGCTCAGGCAGTGCCATGTCTGTTGCTGTGCAGGCTGCCAAGGACCTGAAGGACGGTCAGCGCTGCGTCGTCATCCTGCCCGACTCTGTCAGGAACTACAT GTCCAAGTTCTTGAATGATAAATGGATGATAAAAAACGGATTCCTAACTGATGTCCAGGAGCACAAGCCTTG GTGGTGGAACATCAAGGTACAGAAACTGAATCTCTCAGCCCCTCTCATTCTTCTCCCAGAAGTCAGCTGTCAAAAGGCAATTGAAATCCTCCGGGAGAAGGGATACGACCAGGCTCCCGTTGTTGCTGAATCAGG ACTTATTTTGGGAATGGTAACCCTCAGCAACACCCTGACCTCAGTGCTGGCTGGAAGCGCACAGTTCTCAGACCCCGTTACAAAGGTCATCTACGACCAGTTCTCTAAG ATCGGCCTGGAGGACAGCCTTGGGAAGCTTTCCTGCATCCTGGAGAATGACCACTTTGCTATTGTTGTGCACGAGCAAATGCAGT